One region of Elusimicrobiota bacterium genomic DNA includes:
- a CDS encoding PilZ domain-containing protein, whose amino-acid sequence MALIGELLNEKRRHPRFPVGIALDVHSHGQPVNKHRGTIADLSISGMSFETDAVLEQGMSLYLKLAKLDQPLEIRGEIRHMKGSSGQGLHRYGVHFHKIGYMDRQGLRPDRFITAKFRKGKL is encoded by the coding sequence ATGGCATTAATAGGCGAATTGTTGAACGAGAAGCGCCGGCATCCCCGGTTCCCGGTGGGGATCGCCCTGGACGTGCATTCCCATGGCCAGCCAGTGAACAAGCATCGCGGGACCATCGCGGACCTTTCGATCAGCGGCATGTCCTTCGAGACGGATGCCGTGCTCGAGCAGGGCATGAGCCTCTACCTCAAGCTCGCCAAGCTCGACCAGCCCCTGGAGATCCGGGGCGAAATCCGCCACATGAAGGGATCATCCGGCCAGGGCCTGCACCGCTACGGCGTGCATTTCCACAAGATCGGCTACATGGACCGCCAGGGTCTGCGGCCAGACCGTTTTATCACGGCCAAGTTCCGAAAAGGAAAATTATAG